The stretch of DNA tccatgttgtagcatgcatcaatACTCCATTTGTTTCTCTTGCTGAAAAATATATTCCGTTGTATGGGTACACAACATTTTGTTATCTGTTTaccagttaatggacatttgggttgcttccacttttgagctgttatgaataatgcttctattaCACAtcatgtacacttttttttttcttggtgacccGTAGGGAGACTGAACCAtgtacatttgtgtacaagtttttggaTGTATTCCTTTCGTTTTAGTAGATACCTAAGAGGAGAATTGTTGTGTCGTACAGGAACTGTGTTCAACATTTTTAGGTACTTTCAATAGAATACCACTTTAACTATGAAGAAgcaacagcttttctttttttcaactttgAAATGGAGTGGGTTTGAGAAAGGCAATGAAAACGGGAAAGAGAAACGCTAGTGCCCTAAATCTTCATTGATCTTTAGCTTATGTGCTGTGCCTGCTTAATCTGTCTGGAAGTCATTCTTCATGGAAACAATAGGGGActcttctgaaaataaaaagggCATTATTTCTAATTATGTTGGGACAACAGGCATAAATTGGGACCGTCCTAGGCAAATTAGGACCAAAAGTCACTCTGTCaaccaaaaagaaggaaaggctATTGTCAGATTTGGCTTCCTTCTCTATTATGGTGAGTAAGGGCAGAGGCATCTCAGATGGGAGGGGGCAGTTTTAGCAGCCCATTCTGCCCATTTCCTCAAATGAAAAAGTATGTTTGAAAAGAGGGTGATTCTTTAGCTAATATCTTAGTCACCCCTGTCCATAGTTGTAGGttctttaaatgtaaaaagaaagcaATTGAAATTAATCAAGTGATGACTtgttaattttctaatatttacttgagtgaaacattttatttcttccagggAACAACAAATCATTTCAAGTTCAAGACATCTTAGACTAAGAAACTTTCAACTGTGCTGAAAAACTTAGGAGATGGACAAATTTTCCTTCCCTCTCATTTGAAaggttttaaagaagaaataaaatggcagAGGTTTAAAGTTAATATTTCAGGATGAATGATGATAATTCAGATGACAAGACAGAAGAGGAACTGCAGTCCTTATTTATCAgtgataaaaatggaaacacatacGCATACAACCAAAAATCACCATGTACCCAAAACTCTTCAACCAATAATGTGAGTTGGAATTCTGCCAACCCAGATGACATGGTGGTTGATTATGAAACCAACTCTGCTGTGGTCATTggtgaaaatatttctttaaacccTCAGTGTGTTGAAGTACTTGAACACCAAAAGTCTTCAAGTGATTTTGTTAGTAAGGAGATGTTAGATATGCACAAGGATTCCACATGTCTGTCATTTGCACATGTTGTAAATACAGAGGAACCCAAAGATTTGCATAGCAGTTGTCATTCCCTAGAATCATTTCAGGACCAGAGCGTTGCGACATCTCTACCTTTTGTGTGGAATCCTAATGATGATGATTTGAACTGTACAGAAAACCCTACTGCCTTGGCGCTAAACCAGACATTTGACATGAAAGTGGATAATTGTAACTGTACCTTCATAACACATGACACCACCAGAAAGAGTCAGTCTTTGCCTACCGCTGCAAGCCTGCAGCCAACCAGCGTGAGAAGTAGAAATACATCTTCATCCTGTTCCATTCCTCCATCTTCCCATTCTGATAAGATATATGTGAGAGAAATGAGTTATGATAGAGACAGCTTCGAAAACCCTCAAGCTACAGCATCACAGGCCCAAGACACAACTTACACAGCGTTTTCTGACATGGTGATGCAAACTGATGTTGTTCTTCCAGATACTGCAAATCACTGTCACTGTTCTTCGGGAAAGGTCACCAGTGAGTACCCAGATGGGGCACAGCAAAGATTAGGCGGAGAAAAGGAGATACAAGCTCTAACACCAGTTTCTCATGGTATGGACGTTCCCAATGGGTCTGTATTACAAGAGTTCTTTTGTTCGTCTAAAGATGAACCAAATAGTGAGAGACATTCACAGAGCTCATATGGGCAAAAGGAAGTGGGCCAAAATGTAAGAGAAACAGTGTCCAATTGTCTTATAGATGATGAATGCCCTTTACTGGTGCCAGCTTTTGATAAAAGCAAAACCCAAGTGCTGGACCCAGAACATCAAGTCACTGTGGCTAAAGACACACCAGTTGCCTCTAATGAAAAGGATTTGGGAACCCGAAATCATACTGTAGAATTGATACCGAATAGCCCGCCAGGACAAAAGGTGGCTTCATCATTTGAACTGACTTGGGATGCAGATGATATGGTCATTAGTACAAATAACATAGTTTGCATGTCCACGCCAGTCCTAGAACCCACAAACGCAACCTTTTCTATCTCACCTATTGAAGGGACGGAGAAATGGAGTAAAGTGCAGAAGAGTAATCGAGAGCTTAGACGTTTACCAAACTTGAAGGGGGCACCGATGAACACGTCTAAACCTAATCTAGGAAAATCAACCACCAAAACGAATAGCCCCCTAGGCAGCAAAGttagaaaaactgaaattataaatTACCCAAGACCAAACTTCAAGAATGTCAAAGCAAAAGTTGTATCCAGACCAGTGCTACAGTCCAAGGACCCTGCTCTATCAAAGGCTGCACCCCGACCTCAGTTAACTGGGGCCTCATCACCCTCATCCGTGTCTTCCTCAAGACCGTTGACAGCTTTGAGAAAAACACCAACATCTGACTTGAATGCAGACACAAAAGCAGAAATCCTAATTAACAAGACACATAAGCAGCAATTTAATAAACTCATTACGAGCCAGGCTGTGCATGTTACAACTCACTCTAAAAATGCTTCACACAAAGTTCTAAGAACAACATCTGCCATGAAATCGAATCAGGAAGATGTTGACAAAGCAAGTTCTTCCAATTCAGCGTGTGAGACTGGGTCCGTGGCTGCAGTTTTTCAGAAGATCAAAGGTGAACTCCCTATTAAAGTGGAAAGCACAGAATGTTTGCAAATGTCCTATACTTCCAACATCGATAGGATTAGCCCTGAAAACAAgggtgaaaaagaaaatggaacactGATGGCAAAACAAGagctaaaaaaggaaattatgaatGAGACCTTTGACTATGGTTCTTTGTTTTTGGTAAGTGAAATTTTTGCCTGCTTCAGGAAATGGTGGTGGAAACGGAGAGATGTATTAGCAATTGCTTATCCACCGatagtcaataatattgctgAACTAGGTGTGCAGATTTGCTTTCAGGTATTGCTGTGTTATTCAGTAATTCTTTGTCTTGTCAGTCAGTACATTTTAGAGTGTTAATTGGTTACCTgcatattggggaaaaaaaaacaaacctctcaAGTCCAGTATTTTGTATTGAGTATCAACATTCCTTTTAATGGTAAGCTGAAAGAACAGGTTACTTTAATATTTTAGTGTAATTAGTTATTTGAAGTTAAATAtctgattatattttatatttatgaaaaaataaacattttgtttatgAATTTAACAAATGTATTGGGCCACATGTGAGAAATGGCTAGGCAGTGCTGGTAAACACTATCAACGTAAAAATAATTCCTGGTCTCCTGTTGAGGAAGCTGCTCCAGGTAGAGGAGCCCTGTCCTGTGAACAAGAGGATTCTGGATTCTGCCTCTGATTAGCTaaggtgactctgggcaagtaaCCTTTTGAGACGCAGAGGTGAAAGGATTGGGCTAGTAGATGTCTGAGGTCTCTTGCAGTCCTAATGTATTGATTCCTGGTACTAAAATAAAACCCATGTTATTCATGTATAGTGAAAAGGCAGTATGTTTTAAACGGTACCTGGCAGATATTTAGGGGTTCCATTTAAACAAGAATTCACATGcagttcaaagattttttttttttttccagcatggATATAGCTTTGACTCTAGCATGAAGAAACTAGCTTTCTGAGCGTTGGAAGCATTTGGGAGGCTACTCTGGGCTTTGTGTGTTCATCCCCAGTGCTGTTTCGGCAGTGGGGGCGTGCATGCATCTCTAGCCCCACATAGGCTTTTCCTGGGCGTCTGTCCTCTGGGCCAGGAGTGGAGGCCGGTGCCAGGGTGGGAAGGCAGATGGAAGTCATCTGTGTGGAGGGCTCATGTCTGAGAGGAATGCAACGTGTAGTTTGGTGAAGTGTTAAAGGGCTGTTTTAAGTGTTTTGAGGGTGCATAGGGAATTGTTAGGTCCTTTCAGGAAGATATTCTTGAGCTAGTTCAGTTTAGAGATGCTTTGGCGTTTATAGTAAATCTTTTTAGGAAGAATGGTCCACCGCAACGATGTCTAAGCTACTGAGACTGTCCATTATTTCAAaactcagatttttatttttaagtccttTTGAAGTCAGACTTAGGAAACTCATTTTATACGATTTTTAATTAGATACTTTGTTAAATTAAATGACAACCTCTGGTAATTCTAAGCAACATTCTTAGTTTGGTGTTTATAGATACATATACATGAAAAGAATACATTTATTCCTCCTTGATTTATGGGAGACTTTTATTGTGCACTGATCTCCAACTGCCAGAAAACCTAGCATAAAGTTTCTTTAAATAACATTTGCCTTGCATGTAAATTGGCTGTGTAATTTTGAAATTAGAAGTTTTTCTGATATGTGCATTGAGAGTAAGTCTTAGCTTTCTATTTCCCATGTGTGGAATGGAAGCCTGTCTTTCAGGCTTATGGTGTGATGCTGAAGTAAGGTGATAGAATCATCGCGTTGAAGTGGATCCCAGTACTGGAGAAGAAGCACTTTTCATCTTAGGAACCTTGCAGTTAGGATTTCCATATTTTCAGTACTGACACTTTTACTTGTTGATGAGTATTAAAAACTCATTTTTCCCCATGATAATGTTTCATGTGCAATTCCCTCTAATATCACTATTCACCTCTTAACACATTTCCGTGTATCATGGGGAAGGGGCCCAGCAAACCGTCACTGGCCACAGGCTTTGTGTTTATTGTAGAGAGTTGAATGAGTGAGCCTTTGCGTTGTGTTGTAGGCAAACCCCTATGTTTCTTAGTCATTTCAGCAGCACCCAAAGGCTCTGAATCTGCCTCGTTCTGTGATGAGACAGTGCTGGAGAAATGTGCATTTTCAATGTGCTCTGTTGGTCTTGAGACAAATTAGGCCTTGAGTTCACTGAATCCTTAGGTTGCCGGCAACCTCCCAGCTGTTTGGTCGGGGTTTACCTGAAACTTCAGAAAGCTTCTTCTGTTGGAGAAGGAATTTGACTTTAATTTGATGCAGGTTGAGTATAGCTCCCCATTATAGAGGTTATATATTGGTGATAGCACGTTAGATAAAAGGAATGGTGACTTATCTAAATGGAaataaattgatatttttttcGTTGACTGCTCTGGGCCAAACCCTTTGCTCAGgtgctttatgtatattatgTCGTTTAATTTTCTCAGAAATGTTCAGGTGCTTTATACACTGTCATTTACTCTTGCCAGTAACAATGGGAAATTCATTAGCTACAGTTTAAAGCTTCATAAGTGGTTACTTAGCACACACACATAGCTGGTAAGTTGTCAGAttgagattcaaactcaggtcctCTGACTTGAATCCTGGCCCTTCCGGCTCCACACACCACAGGCTTTCAAAATTCTATGGAATGTTGGTTCTGAAAGGCAGAACAAATCTAATTTGTTAAAGATTCACTTTGTAAGTAGGTTAAAAGTTTGGTTTACTTTTTCAAAGGTTTTTCTGGGGGATTACGTTAGCCGGTTTTATGGTAGAGGGAGAAGATCTTTGTGTCCATCGCCTGCTTTTTTTGGCCAATTTTAGGTTGCTTTCCAGTGTTCTCTTAGGATATTGCcctatttaatttagtttttaatacACCTAGTGTATGTCATCAACATGGGGCTTTACGTATCTCTAGGGGAAATTATCCActtatgacttttttaaaaaataaatttatttatttatttttggctacattgggtcttcgttgctgcacgtggtcttttctctagttgcggagagccaggactactctttgttgtggtgcacgggcttctccttcaagtggcttctcttgttgtagagcacgggctctaggcacgcgggcctcagtagttgtggcatgtgggctcagtagttgtggtttgtgggctctagagcacaggctcagtagttgtggtgcacgggcttcattgctccgcggcatgtggaatcttcccggaccagggttcgaacctgtgtccccgcattggcaggcggattcttaaccactgcgccaccagggaagtcctgcacttATGACTTATTAAGCAAAGAAAGAATGGTCCTGGGGGGCAATAGGCAACGTATAGGTTAGGAGCATCGATTTTGGAGTTTGATGTGGTTTCACATTGTAGCTCCATCCATTCATTGGCAaaatgacctcaggcaagttgctTAGTCTCTGTGAGgctcaatttttctttaatgggAGAATACAAATTATAGCTTATGGTGTTGAACTTTGTTCTTTGAGCAAATCTCAGGCTCTCATTTCCTACATGTAGAATGAGAACCTTTATTGGGTGCTGACTTTGTGCTCTATAGGACGGTGACTGTTGGGATTTAGAGACGGAAAGACACAGCCCCTGGCCAAACCTAGTGCCTAGTACAGTGGGTAGTATTAGAAGGTGAACAAAAAGGGACTGTTAAGTCCTCAGTTGGGAGTGTGTATAGACTCCCTGTCCTGCTCACGGCAGAGTAGGGTGGTGGCGATGGGGAGAGTTGTCAAGGAAGGGAAGGCTTCTAGGGGAGAGAGCATGTTAGTCACTAGCTGAAGCTTAAAGATCAAGGATGAATGGAAGGGTATTCTGGGTGGAAGGAATAACATGTACAAAGATGAAGAAACATTCTCATTTAGGGGACGCGGGGTAGTGAGTATCATGGGAGCTGGGGGTGCAGAACCATGAACAGTAAGGAGCAAGTTGAAGAGGGTGGCAGGGCGGCCACATCCAAAAGGCGTTATTTGGAAGAGTCGACTTTATCTGGGAGACGGAGGGAAGCCTCCTAGCCCAGTTTGGACTTTAGAGAGATCGCCTTAGCAGTGGGCTGAGAGGTGAATTGGATATGGTTCCAGGCATCCCAGAAATGACGCAGCCTGTACTAAGGCAGATGGAGAAGGGCGAGAATGACATCCAGAGGGGCTTAGGAGGTAAGAAAGGAAGCCCCTAGAAATAGCTTTCATTGTGTAAGTTGGGTGCCTGGGCACATGGTGGCGAATATGAGAAGAGCTGAGTTTTGAGATGGATGGGTAAAATTAATCTGATTTTTAGAAACTGCTTCACGTTCTTCTGCTGTGAAATGCGGTATGATGAAAGTATCAACCTTGTAGGGTtattaggattaaatgaattgataCGTGCATTTCGaacttatttttcattctgtAAGGGCTGTATGTTGATcagtaaaaacaacaataatattaTTGTCAACATTGTTAGGTCGAGGTGCCTGGTGGATGCTAAGtgaagcagaggaagaaagaaactgaatATATGGGGAACTTGGGAGAGAGTGTTGGCCTGGACATGAGGACTTGGGATACAGCGGTGTTTAGGTGGCAGTGGAAAGAGTGGACAGGATCACGTGGGGAGAGTATATGGTGAGAAAGCTTACAGGGCCAAGTTGAGGACCCTTGTGATGACCAGCATTTGAAGGTATAGAAGAGCAGGACCCAGAAATGGAATAACCAGACAGATAGAAGGGAAACCAGGAGAGAGCTCTGTGGGAGAAACCAAAGAACGATGATGGAATCATCGGCATTGGAGACCATGTAGAGGGCCTCTAGGAAAATGACTGAAAGCTGTAGCTTGAATTTAATTTGTGGCATCAGTCACCTTGGGAACAGTTTCCCTGATGGGGACAAAAGGCAGATCATGACAAATCAAAGAGTAAACTATGAAGAGTTTAAATTTCTTTATAgtaaaaatgagaattaaatgtcCATCTGGCATATCTGCTTAGGCAGAAATTGTGCCTTTCTGCGTACCTGACGCCACCAGGAAGTGGTGTGGGGAAGGTATGATCTGGACTGAAaccttcattattttttccacaGGGTTCTGCTTCGAAAACTGCAACCATCTCAGGTAGGAGTCTAGCCAAGCCCAACTGCTCCATTTTGAGGAAAACACCTGGTCCGAAAGCCAAAGTGGGGCCTTCTGTTTCTTGTTTGAGGCGGAATAGTGACAGTAGAAATCTCAACTCTGATCGAGCCGTATCTCCGCAGAGGATAAGGCGTGTGTCCAGTTCTGGTAAGCATAAAATAACTCAGTTGTGTTTTATAGCAGCTTATGAATTATTTGAATGTAAAATTAGTCCTAtcaggaagcagagagacagGTTTTGGTTATAGAACTCTAATGCATTGTGTCACTAAAGCATTTAGCCTTTTGTGGACCAACATCTTGCACAGGGAAGACTGAAAAAGAAGTCTAAGACACAGCCCTGATCCTTAAGTGATGTAAAGGCTTGTTGGGGGGAGAGAGATGTGCATAAAGCAACGTGAAAGCTATTCAGaagcatgcatacacacacacacacacacacacacacacacacacacacacacacacacacacacacaaaattg from Balaenoptera ricei isolate mBalRic1 chromosome 21, mBalRic1.hap2, whole genome shotgun sequence encodes:
- the MTUS1 gene encoding LOW QUALITY PROTEIN: microtubule-associated tumor suppressor 1 (The sequence of the model RefSeq protein was modified relative to this genomic sequence to represent the inferred CDS: inserted 2 bases in 1 codon) produces the protein MNDDNSDDKTEEELQSLFISDKNGNTYAYNQKSPCTQNSSTNNVSWNSANPDDMVVDYETNSAVVIGENISLNPQCVEVLEHQKSSSDFVSKEMLDMHKDSTCLSFAHVVNTEEPKDLHSSCHSLESFQDQSVATSLPFVWNPNDDDLNCTENPTALALNQTFDMKVDNCNCTFITHDTTRKSQSLPTAASLQPTSVRSRNTSSSCSIPPSSHSDKIYVREMSYDRDSFENPQATASQAQDTTYTAFSDMVMQTDVVLPDTANHCHCSSGKVTSEYPDGAQQRLGGEKEIQALTPVSHGMDVPNGSVLQEFFCSSKDEPNSERHSQSSYGQKEVGQNVRETVSNCLIDDECPLLVPAFDKSKTQVLDPEHQVTVAKDTPVASNEKDLGTRNHTVELIPNSPPGQKVASSFELTWDADDMVISTNNIVCMSTPVLEPTNATFSISPIEGTEKWSKVQKSNRELRRLPNLKGAPMNTSKPNLGKSTTKTNSPLGSKVRKTEIINYPRPNFKNVKAKVVSRPVLQSKDPALSKAAPRPQLTGASSPSSVSSSRPLTALRKTPTSDLNADTKAEILINKTHKQQFNKLITSQAVHVTTHSKNASHKVLRTTSAMKSNQEDVDKASSSNSACETGSVAAVFQKIKGELPIKVESTECLQMSYTSNIDRISPENKGEKENGTLMAKQELKKEIMNETFDYGSLFLGSASKTATISGRSLAKPNCSILRKTPGPKAKVGPSVSCLRRNSDSRNLNSDRAVSPQRIRRVSSSGKPASLKTAPPSWVNLPRPLPKSKASLKSSALWRTGSTSSVASTHTDLSTYSNNSGNNAVIKYEEKPPKPAFQNGSSGSLYLKPLVPRAHAHLLKTPPKGPSRKGLYTALNAVEKGRQKSPRSLCIQTQTSPDVLSSEKTLELAQYKTKCENQSGFILQLKQLLSRGNTKFEALTVVIQHLLSEREEALKQHKTLSQELVNLRGELVTASTTCEKLEKARNELQIAYEGFVQKLNQQHQTDITELENRLKEFYTGECEKLQNIYIEEAEKYKTQLQEQFDNLSAAHETSKLEIEASHSEKIDLLKKAYETSLSEIKKSHEMEKKSLEDLLYEKQDSLEKQINGLKSENDTLNEKLKSEEQKRISREKANLKNPQIMYLEQELESLKAVLEIKNEKLHQQDIKLMKMEKLVDNNTALVDKLKRFQQENEELKARMDKHMAISRQLSTEQAVLQESLEKESKVNKRLSMENEELLWKLHNGDLCSPKRSPTSPAIPFQSPRNSGSFPSPSISXPDDLPGSWRQTAFLQY